CCCTTGAAGATGAGGCCCTCGCCAGCCTGCTCGAACGCTACGGCGATGCCCAACAAGAATTTGAACACCGCGGCGGGTACGATCTCGAACCCCGCGCGCAGGCGGTTTTAACCGGCCTGGGCATTGGCCCCGATGCCTATGATCGACCGGTCGAGAGCTTCAGCGGCGGCTGGAAGATGCGCATCGCACTGGCACAAATATTGACCCTTAATCCCGACGTGCTGCTGCTCGATGAGCCGACAAATCACCTGGATGTCGAATCGATCGTCTGGCTGGAAAACTGGCTGGCGACTGACTACAAGGGGGCCCTGCTCATGACCAGTCACGACCGCGACTTCATGAATCGCCTGGTCACGCGCATCGTCGAGGTCGCCGGACAGACAATCACCACCTACGGCGGCAACTACGATTTTTATTTGCGTGAACGCGAAATCCGCCGCGAACAGCTGATTGCCAGCCACCGCCGGCAACAGGAGATGCTCTCCAAAGAAGAAGAGTTTATCGCGCGCTTCGCCGCCCGCGCCTCCCATGCCGCCCAGGTCCAGTCGAGGGTCAAAAAGCTGGAGAAGATCGAACGGATCGAGATCCCGGCTGATGAAAAGCAGATCCGCTTCACCTTCAATGCCCCGCCGCGCAGCGGCGATGATGTCGTCGCCTTCGACCGCCTGGCCAAAAGCTGGCCCCTCCCTGAAGGTGGCGAAAAGCCCGTGTTCAGCGGTATCAGCGGCATGATTCAGCGCGGCAACAAGATCGCCGTCACCGGGATCAACGGTGCGGGGAAGTCAACCTTTCTCAAAGCCCTGGCGGGTCTGACCGAGCCGACCAGCGGCAGCGTCACCCTGGGCGCCAACGTCGAACTCGGTTATTTCAGCCAGCACTCGATGGAGCTCCTCGATCCGAAAAAAACCGTCTTCGAGACCCTGCAATATACCCTGCCCCAGGCGTCCATCGGCGTGATTCGCAACCTGGCCGCCGCCTTTCTGTTTCGCGGCGATGATGTCGAGAAACGGGCCGACCGGCTCTCCGGCGGCGAAAAGAGTCGTCTGGTCATCGCTACCCTGCTCGCGCGACCCATCAACCTGCTGATCTTTGACGAGCCGACCAACCACCTGGATATTCAATCCCGCGAAGTCCTGCTCGACGCCCTGCAGAACTTTGCCGGTACCGTCATCCTCGTCAGCCACGACCGTCACTTTCTCCGTTGCCTGGTCGATCGCGTCTTCGAAATCGACCATGGCCAGATGCAGATCTACGATGGAGAGTACGAATACTATCTGCATAAAACCGGGCGGGAACATGCCGCGGTTTAAATACTCATGAGCTAGAAACGCGGCAGCTTTTGTGATCGAAGGGTCCACTCCGCGCATCCCTGGAAGACCTCAAATAAAAATGGCCGGCCTCTAAACAGGTGGGCCATTTTTATTTTCCACCAATATGATGCTACTATTTACTATCAGGTCGGGGTGAATTCACATGAGGGAAGCCAAAGATTAGTTCATCTCCACATCCGAGGACAGGACTGATGACACTATCGACAGGGCAGGACTCAGCACATCGCCAACTGGTTGAGAGCGAAGAGCATTATCGCAATCTCGTCGAACTCGCAGTCGATGCCATTTTTATGGGTGACGCTCAGGGGAAGATTATTGGCGCCAACCAGAGCGCCGTCAGCTTGACAGGCTACAGTCTTGATGAACTGCTCGGCATGAGCCTCGGCGAATTGTTCAGCGCGGAAGAGCGGGACAGGGTCCCGCTGCGCTACGACCTGCTTAAGGCCGGCCAGATTGTGCAGAGCGAAAGGATGCTGACCCGCAAAGATGGAGGCCTGGTCGCTATCGGCATGAACAGCCGCATGATGCCCGATGGCACCCATCACACCTTCATCCGCGACATTACCGAACGCAAAGCCGACGAAACCCGGATGCTCGCCCTGATCCGTGAGCTGGAGGCCTTCACCTTCACCGCGTCACATGACCTGCGGACCCCGCTCTCCTCCATCCTCATGGCAACAGAAATCCTCGAAAGCCGCTGCAAACAGACCCTCGACGCACCAGAGCACAGCCTGTTGCAGATGATTGCAAATTCAACCCGCGAGATGCTGACCCTGGTCGATAATCTGCTCCTTCTCGCCCGCGCCGAGAGCCCCCTGCGGCCATCTCAACCTGTCGACAGCAATAAAGTTCTCGCCGAGGTGATTGACAGCCTCAGCCTGCGCCTGGAGACCACCGGGGTCGCAATAAAACAAGATCCGGTCCCTGACCTTAAGATCCCTGAAACCTTCATCAGCCAGATATTTCACAACCTGATCGGAAACGCCCTGAACTACGCTGGGCGAAAAGGGGAAACCATCGAAGTCAGCGGGCGGCAACAGGGGAACAGGGTGCGGCTTTACGTGCGGGACCATGGTCCGGGGATTCCAGCTAAAGAGCACGGTCGAATTTTTGAGCTCTTTTATCGCGGCGAGAACGCAAGTGAACAGGTCGGATCCGGTCTGGGGCTGGCAATTATTGCGAAGATCGCCCGCGCCTTTAATGGCCAGGCCTGGGCTGAGGAGACCCCCGGTGGTGGCGCTACCTTCTGTGTCGAACTCGAAAACACCTGACTCCGTTAGCCCGGACCGGGGCTTCAGTCGGCCCTCCCCTTGATTTCCGCCTGCCAACACAGTAGATTGAGGGCTCTCTCCTTCCTCTGCATTCTTGCCTGTAGCCCCTGACCAAGGAATCAATAAATGCCTACGGCGAGTACCAGTATCACGACTTTAGCTGCGGTTATCGACCTGGTTATCTCCCTGGAAAAATATGGTCGCGATTTTTACGCCCAGGCCAGCGAGATGGCCTCTGAACCAGAGTGCAAAGCATTCTTCTCATGGCTGGTAGAGCAAGAGGATGACCACCATAAAACCTATCTGACCCTAAAAAAGCAGACGCTGAATGTCGACCTTCCGCAGGAGAAACTGCTTGGCGGGTATGGCCAATTTATCGAAATGCTGGTCAGGGAAGTGACTGAGAACCTGATCGTCAGTGCGAACCCGACGCTTGACGATGCCATCGCCAAGTCCTTGCTCTTCGAGGAGAGCGTGGTGCGTTATTTTGAAAAAGTGAAGATCCTTTTCCCTGCAGAACAGGCCCGGGTTATCGAAGAGATCTGTGCCGAAGAGCGCAAGCATATCGACGCCATCCTGGAGTACACCGCACACTTCGAGGTCAGTTGATCCGCCGTCATTCTTAAGAGGCCGATCCCGGCCACTCTCCCGACTTGAGCCCCCAGTCCCGCCTCGCTGGCGCTTTTAGATATTACTCCCCTGGGTCGCACTGGAATTTTTGGGCAGATCCGCATCGCTCATGATGATATCGCGATAGGTCCCGCCGGCCGGGATCATCGGATAGATGTTCTCCTCGCCCTTGACGATAATATCGAGCAGGAAGGGTTCGTCAGGGTTGGCGAGCATCCGGGCAAATGCAGCGGGAAGTTCCTCTTTAAGCGAAACCCGCTCGGCCTTGACCCGATAGCCTTCGGCGATGGCGATGAAGTTCGGGTAGATATCCCTCTCATCCCCCCCCTTGACCATGCAGGGATCCGACAGATCGGTCCCGGAGCGATGGCCATCGTAGATCATGTCCTGCCACTGACGCACCATCCCCAGCCATTGATTGTTGATGACAACCACCTTGACCCCGATTCCGTAACGATGGCAGACAGCCAGCTCATGAATCGTCATATTCAATGAGCCGTCGCCATCGATATCGATCACCAATCGCTCGGGACAACCGACCTTGGCCCCGATGGCAGCCGGAAGCCCGTAACCCATGGTACCGAACCCTGAACTGCTCAGAAACGAACGGGTCTGCCGACTGCGGTAATGCTGCATAGCCCACATCTGATGTTGACCAACTCCCAGACTTACAATCGCTTCACCATCGGTCAAGTCACTCAGTTGAGAGATCGCATATTGCGGCGTGATCTCTTCGCTCGCGGGAACCTGAAACGGAAATTTGGTGCGCAGATCAGTCAAATACCCCAGCCACGCAGTGTGATCAGACGATTCAACGATCTCGATCAGTTGACTCATGGCAGGCCGCAGGTTAGCGCAGATAGGCAGGGTGACCGGTTTATTTTTATTCAGCTCGTCGCGATCAATGTCGATATGAATAATCTTGCCATGCTTGATAAATTCGCTGACATTCCCGGTGACCCGGTCATCAAAACGTACCCCCAGGGCCAGCACCAGATCGGCCTCGTTGACCGCCACGTTGGCGTATTTGCTGCCATGCATGCCCAGAATATCGAGCGCCAGATGGTGCCCGGGCGGAAAAGCGCCATGGCCCATCAGGGTGGTGGTCACCGGGCAACAGAAGTGCTCTGCCAATGCGAGCAGTTCATCCTGACTGTTGGAGCTGACCACGCCGCCGCCGGCGTAGATGACTGGCCGCCGGGCTTCGCGCATCAGGCGCCGACACTCTTCCAGCTGAGTTTCGCTGATCCCGCCAATAACCGCTTCCGGCGCCTCAATCACGGCCGGCATGCGCGGTGGCGCATAATTCCCTTCCGGATCGCGCGGGTACTGCTGCTGAATATCCTTGGGGATATCGATCAGCACCGGGCCCGGCCTGCTCCCGCCAGCCAGCGCAAATGCCTCGCGGACAATTTCGGGGATATCTGTGACCTTTTTGACCAGGGTACTTTTTTTGGTCACAGGACGGGTGATGCTGACGATATCCACCTCCTGGAAGGCATTTTTCCCCAGCAGGTGCGAGGGGACATTGCCGCAAATCGCGACAATCGGGATCGAATCGCTGTACGCATCGGCGATCCCGGTCACCATGTTGGTCGCGCCGGGGCCCGAGGTCGACAGGCAGACACCGACCTTCCCCGTCGCCCGCGCATACCCCTGGGCAGCATGCACCGCCCCCTGTTCATGTTCAGTGCGAATGCAGCGAATATCAAATTCACGGAGTACATCGAAAATTTCCAGATTGGCTCCCCCCGGATAACCGAAGATTGTGTCCACCTTCTCCAGTTGGAGACATTTGGCCAGCAGTTGCGCGCCGCGCAACGCTTTTTCGCGTTGTTCCGGGCAGATCTCGCGCAGCGGACCTCCGGTTACGGTGCCAACATTCTGGTAGGTGACATTGTCATGCGGACTTGTCGTCTTGTTCATAGGAGCGAACCTTCTCTGGATTGAGGGGCAAATTCAGACAGGGTTCACTATTGCGCATTCCGCCGATCTGAGTCCACTGATTCCGAGCAAAACACCACTCCCCCCCCCCACACACGCATTAAAAGCCCCTCTATCTCAATGCGTATCTCAATATATTGTCCATTTCTGACGCCGGAGACAATTTCGAGGTAAAATGTAAGTCTAGGCTGCTCTGATCCTATCCCCGTCAAAAGGAGGTTTTTTATTCTGCCTCCGAAAGGTAAAGCGAATGAGGCGCTGCCTGCTGTTGATCGTCAGTCTTCTGGTTTTTTTCACTCTCGTCCCCCTCGGCGCCGAGCAGTCTACGGCTACGCCGATCATCGCTCAACTGACCATCGACTCTGCCATCAATCCGATTGTCGCTAAATTTATCAGTGAACAGATCATCGCCGCCAACGCACGTAAGGACAGGGCGCTGCTCATTGAACTGAGCACCCCCGGCGGCCTCGACAGCGCGATGCGCGAGATCATTCGGGCCGAGCTCAACTCCAGCATTCCGATCATCGTCTACGTCGCCCCAGCAGGGGCACGAGCCGCTTCGGCCGGAACGCTCATTACCCTGGCCGCCGATTTCGCCGCCATGGCTCCCGGAACCAACATCGGCGCCGCGCATCCGGTTTCCATCGGGGGCGGGGTGCAGCAAGACAAGACCATGGAAGCGAAACTGGTCAACGACGCCGCGGCCTACGCGCGCAGCCTGGCTCTGCAGCGCGGACGCAACCTTGACTGGGCTGAAAAAGCGGTGCGCGAAAGCATCTCATCATCGGCACAGGAAGCCCTGGACCAGCGGGTCATTGATCTAATCGCCGCCGACACCGGCGAACTGCAGAAAAAGTTGAATGGCCGCACCTACCTGCGCCAGGGACAGAAGCTCACCCTGACTACCACCGAGGCTCCCCTCATGAAGATCGAAATGAACTGGCGCCTGCAGATCCTCAGCGCGCTCAGCA
Above is a genomic segment from Geopsychrobacter electrodiphilus DSM 16401 containing:
- a CDS encoding ABC-F family ATP-binding cassette domain-containing protein, producing the protein MIHLTNIKKQHGAQVLFNNASFQILPGSRSGMVGPNGAGKSTIFRLITGEEEVDAGEINCGKKVVIGYFSQDVGEMSGRSALAEVMAASAEVMNLGEQISSMEQQMCEPLEDEALASLLERYGDAQQEFEHRGGYDLEPRAQAVLTGLGIGPDAYDRPVESFSGGWKMRIALAQILTLNPDVLLLDEPTNHLDVESIVWLENWLATDYKGALLMTSHDRDFMNRLVTRIVEVAGQTITTYGGNYDFYLREREIRREQLIASHRRQQEMLSKEEEFIARFAARASHAAQVQSRVKKLEKIERIEIPADEKQIRFTFNAPPRSGDDVVAFDRLAKSWPLPEGGEKPVFSGISGMIQRGNKIAVTGINGAGKSTFLKALAGLTEPTSGSVTLGANVELGYFSQHSMELLDPKKTVFETLQYTLPQASIGVIRNLAAAFLFRGDDVEKRADRLSGGEKSRLVIATLLARPINLLIFDEPTNHLDIQSREVLLDALQNFAGTVILVSHDRHFLRCLVDRVFEIDHGQMQIYDGEYEYYLHKTGREHAAV
- a CDS encoding ATP-binding protein; this translates as MTLSTGQDSAHRQLVESEEHYRNLVELAVDAIFMGDAQGKIIGANQSAVSLTGYSLDELLGMSLGELFSAEERDRVPLRYDLLKAGQIVQSERMLTRKDGGLVAIGMNSRMMPDGTHHTFIRDITERKADETRMLALIRELEAFTFTASHDLRTPLSSILMATEILESRCKQTLDAPEHSLLQMIANSTREMLTLVDNLLLLARAESPLRPSQPVDSNKVLAEVIDSLSLRLETTGVAIKQDPVPDLKIPETFISQIFHNLIGNALNYAGRKGETIEVSGRQQGNRVRLYVRDHGPGIPAKEHGRIFELFYRGENASEQVGSGLGLAIIAKIARAFNGQAWAEETPGGGATFCVELENT
- a CDS encoding ferritin-like domain-containing protein, coding for MPTASTSITTLAAVIDLVISLEKYGRDFYAQASEMASEPECKAFFSWLVEQEDDHHKTYLTLKKQTLNVDLPQEKLLGGYGQFIEMLVREVTENLIVSANPTLDDAIAKSLLFEESVVRYFEKVKILFPAEQARVIEEICAEERKHIDAILEYTAHFEVS
- the ilvB gene encoding biosynthetic-type acetolactate synthase large subunit, which encodes MNKTTSPHDNVTYQNVGTVTGGPLREICPEQREKALRGAQLLAKCLQLEKVDTIFGYPGGANLEIFDVLREFDIRCIRTEHEQGAVHAAQGYARATGKVGVCLSTSGPGATNMVTGIADAYSDSIPIVAICGNVPSHLLGKNAFQEVDIVSITRPVTKKSTLVKKVTDIPEIVREAFALAGGSRPGPVLIDIPKDIQQQYPRDPEGNYAPPRMPAVIEAPEAVIGGISETQLEECRRLMREARRPVIYAGGGVVSSNSQDELLALAEHFCCPVTTTLMGHGAFPPGHHLALDILGMHGSKYANVAVNEADLVLALGVRFDDRVTGNVSEFIKHGKIIHIDIDRDELNKNKPVTLPICANLRPAMSQLIEIVESSDHTAWLGYLTDLRTKFPFQVPASEEITPQYAISQLSDLTDGEAIVSLGVGQHQMWAMQHYRSRQTRSFLSSSGFGTMGYGLPAAIGAKVGCPERLVIDIDGDGSLNMTIHELAVCHRYGIGVKVVVINNQWLGMVRQWQDMIYDGHRSGTDLSDPCMVKGGDERDIYPNFIAIAEGYRVKAERVSLKEELPAAFARMLANPDEPFLLDIIVKGEENIYPMIPAGGTYRDIIMSDADLPKNSSATQGSNI
- a CDS encoding NfeD family protein, which gives rise to MRRCLLLIVSLLVFFTLVPLGAEQSTATPIIAQLTIDSAINPIVAKFISEQIIAANARKDRALLIELSTPGGLDSAMREIIRAELNSSIPIIVYVAPAGARAASAGTLITLAADFAAMAPGTNIGAAHPVSIGGGVQQDKTMEAKLVNDAAAYARSLALQRGRNLDWAEKAVRESISSSAQEALDQRVIDLIAADTGELQKKLNGRTYLRQGQKLTLTTTEAPLMKIEMNWRLQILSALSNPTFAYMLMMLGMLGIFFEIAQPGVILPGVVGTISILLAFFAFSTLPINYVGLLLILLAVVMFILEVKVPSYGMLTVGGIIAMAFGSLMLIDSSQPYLQISKAVIAATVGVSAGFILFASWMVIRTQSRPIAYGQEGMIGEHGRAESDIHDAGEVFVHGERWRARSDIEIKAGTEVEVVKLLDGLVLEVRATNDNPKVS